The Caulobacter vibrioides sequence CTTCGTGTCGTTCCTTCAGAACACAGAAGCGTACCGGCGCGATCTTCGCCGCGCCGAGTACGGCGACGAGCGCGATCCCAAGATGCTGAAGGTCTTCGAGGCCATCTCGCCGATGAACAATGTCGGCAAGATCACCAAGCCGATGCTGGTCATGCAGGGCTGGAACGACCCCCGCGTACCCAAGTCGGAGTCCGACCAGATCGTCGCCAAGCTGCGCGAGAAGGGCGTCGAGACCTGGTACGTCCAGTTCAAGGACGAGGGCCACGGCTTCCGCAAGAAGGTCAATAACGACCGCCGACGCGAGGTCGAGACCCAGTTCCTGACCAAGGTCTTTGGCTTGGACGCCGCGCAGTAGCCCGCTTGCAAGCTTAACGCGTTGGGTGAGTTTCCGAGGAACGGCGTCTTTGCCGCGCCTTACGGTGCGCACACGGTTGCGCATTGCGCCCTTTGCGCGCCTTAACCATACTTAGCCGCATGGCTGAGCAATCCGAAACCTTGGACGCGGTGTTTCAGGCCCTGGCTGATCCGACCCGGCGCGCGATCCTGAGCCGACTGGGCCAGGGTCCGGCCAGCGTCGGCGACCTGGCCGCGCCGTTCGACATGGCGCTGACCTCGTTCATGAAGCACCTGAAGATCCTGGAGCGGTCCGGCTGGATCGTCAGCGCCAAGGCCGGCCGTGTTCGCACCTGCTCGATCGTCACCGATCGTTTCGCGGACGTCGGCGCCTGGGTCTACGGCCATCGGGGCCTCTGGGAGCGTTGACGCTCAGGGCAAGTTGCAAGCGCCAGGAGAGGCTATAAGGTCCGTTTCATATCAAAACGGGAGGCGGCCCATGGCCAAGCTGAACTATCTGACGGTCGGATCGAACGACCTGCCGAAGGCCAAGGCCTTCTATGACGCGCTGCTGGCCTCGGCCGGTTTCAAGCCGCTGTTCGACCATCCGTCCGGCGGGCGCCTCTATCGCGGCGAAGGCTGCATGTTCGGGGTGCTGGGTCCGCACGACGGCAATCCCGCGGGTGTCGGTAACGGCATGATGGGCGGCTTCGCCTTCGACTCGGCTGCGGAGGTCGACGCCTTCCACGCCAAGGCCCTGGAACTGGGCGCCGTCTGCGAGGGCCCTCCCGGTGAGCGTATGCCCAAGGCCTATTTCGCCTATTTCCGCGACCTGGATGGCAACAAGCTGTGCGGCTACAAGCTGGGCTGAGGTTCTGAAGACCAGCGGATTCTTAATTCGGATCCATGAAAGGGCCCCGCGGCGATTTCGCCATGGTCTCGCCACAGAGTGGCGGCGAGCTTGGCCGCGGCGGGGCCTACATGTCGCGCAAGTCTCCGGAGGGCCATTCCGAGGCGGGGCCCGCTCCAGCGTCCTCATTGGAGCGGGCGTCTCGGCCCGCCTAGCCCCGGGGGCCGACACCCCTTAAGAACGCCCGCATGGCGTCGGCCGCACTGCTTTCCCTGACCCTGACGGACTTCCGGTCCTACGAGCGCGCGCGCCTGGAGACGGGGGGGCGGAGCGTCTATCTGTTCGGCGCGAACGGGGCTGGAAAGACCAACCTTCTCGAAGCCATCAGTCTGCTGAGCCCCGGCAAGGGGCTACGCGGCGTCAGTCTCGCGGAGGTGGGGCGACGGCTGCCGGGAGAGGCTGTCGGACGCGCCTGGGCCGTCGCCGCCGAGGTCCAGTCGAGCGATGATCCGCCGGTGCGGATCGGCACGGGCGTGGAGCAGGGCGGCGCGTCGCGCCGAACCGTGCGGCTGGACGGCGAGACCGTGCCGCCCGGGCGACTGGCCGACCATGTTCGCCCCATCTGGCTCACGCCCGCCCAGGACCGATTGTTCCTGGAAGCGGCCTCCGAGCGGCGCCGGTTCTTCGATCGACTGGTCTTTGCGGGGGAACCCGCGCATGCCGCCAACGCCAACGCCTATGACAAGGCGCAACGCGAACGGATGCGGCTCCTGATCGACGCCGCCGAGACCGGCGCGCCGGCCGATGCGGCCTGGCTGACGGCGCTGGAGGCCCGCCTGGCCGAGTTCGGCGCGCTCTTGGTCCAGGCGCGGGCGCGCACCCTTCTGGCGCTCCAGGGCGAGATCGACGGGCGGGGAGACCGGCCGTTCCCTCTGGCCAGGCTGTCGCTGACCGGAGAGTGGGAACGGATGGCGCTGGAGGGCGCGCCTTTCGCCGAGATCGAGCTGAAGCTGGCCCAGGCTCTGGCGTCCGCGCGGGCCCGTGACGGCGCGGCGGGACGAGCCCTGACCGGTCCCCATCGCGGCGATCTGGCCATCTTCCACGTCGAGAAGGACCGTCCGGCGGCGGAATGCTCGACCGGAGAGCAAAAAGCGCTGATTTTGAACCTGGTTTTGGCCCAGGCGGCGCGACTTTCGCGTGCGGAAACCGCGCCGAATCCTGTAATATTACTCGACGAAGTCGCTGCGCATCTCGACCTGACCAGGCGAGCCGCTTTGGCCGACGAACTCACGGCGCTCAAGCTCCAGGCCTTCCTGACCGGCACGGACGAGTCGCTGTTCGACCATCTCAAGGGTCGGGCGTTAGGTGTTCGCGTGGGCGACGCCGGCCTGGCTACTCTGGAAGACGAATGACCGAGAACACCGAAGACCAAGTTCCCGAACTGTCGACCCCGGAAATGACCACCGAGGAAGCCGCCGCCCAGTACGGCGCGGATTCGATCAAGGTGCTGAAGGGCCTAGACGCCGTTCGCAAGCGCCCCGGCATGTACATCGGCGACACCGACGACGGTTCGGGCCTGCACCACATGGTCTACGAGGTGGTCGATAACGCCATCGACGAGGCCCTGGCCGGCCACGCCACCAAGGTCCAGGTGATCCTGAACGCCGACGGCTCGGTGACGGTCACCGACGACGGGCGCGGCATCCCCGTCGACATGCACGAAGGCGAGGGCGTCTCGGCGGCCGAGGTCATCATGACCCAGCTGCACGCCGGCGGTAAGTTCGACCAGAACAGCTACAAGGTCTCGGGCGGCCTGCACGGCGTGGGCGTCTCGGTGGTGAACGCCCTCTCCGACTGGTTGGAACTGCTGATCCACCGCAACGGCAAGGTCCACCAGATGCGCTTCGAGCGCGGTGACGCGGTCACCTCGCTGAAGGTCACCGGCGACTCGCCGGTCCGTACGGAAGGGCCGAAGGCGGGCGAGACGCTGACCGGCACGGAAGTGACGTTCTTCCCCTCCAAGGAAACCTTCGCGTTCATCGAATTCGACCGGAAGACCCTGGAGCATCGCCTGCGCGAGCTGGCGTTCCTGAACTCCGGTGTGACGATCTGGTTCAAGGACCATCGCGACGCCGAGCCCTGGGAAGAGAAGCTGCACTATGACGGCGGCATCGAGGCCTTTGTTCGCCACCTGGACAAGGTCAAGACCCCGCTCTTGAAGGCGCCGATCTCGGTGCGCGGCGTCAAGGACAAGGTCGAGGTCGATCTGGCCCTGTGGTGGAACGACAGCTACCACGAGCAGATGCTGTGCTTCACCAACAACATCCCGCAGCGGGATGGTGGCACGCACCTTTCGGCCTTCCGCGCTGCGCTGACCCGCATCATCACCGGCTACGCCGAGAGCTCCGGCATCCTGAAGAAGGAAAAGGTCAGCCTGGGCGGCGAAGACGCCCGCGAAGGCCTGACCTGCGTGCTGTCGGTCAAGGTTCCTGATCCCAAGTTCAGCTCCCAGACCAAGGACAAGCTGGTCTCGTCCGAAGTGCGTCCCGCCGTCGAAGGCCTGGTGCAGGAAGGGCTCGCGACCTGGTTCGAGGAGCATCCGAATGAGGCGCGGGCGATTGTCAGCAAGATCGCCGAGGCCGCCGCCGCCCGCGAAGCCGCCCGTAAGGCGCGCGAACTGACCCGCCGCAAAAGCGCGCTCGACATCACCTCGCTGCCCGGCAAGCTGGCCGACTGCTCCGAGCGCGATCCGGCCAAGTCCGAGATCTTCATCGTCGAGGGTGACTCGGCCGGCGGCTCGGCCAAGCAGGCGCGTAACCGCGACAACCAGGCGGTTCTGCCTCTGCGGGGCAAGATCCTGAACGTCGAGCGGGCCCGCTTCGACAAGATGCTGTCGTCCGACCAGATCGGCACGCTGATCACCGCCCTGGGCGCGGGTATCGGTCGTGACGACTTCAACCCCGACAAGGTGCGCTACCACAAGATCGTGCTGATGACCGACGCCGACGTCGACGGCGCGCACATCCGCACCCTGCTTCTGACCTTCTTCTATCGGCAGATGCCGGAGCTGATCGAGCGCGGCTACATCTACATCGCCCAGCCACCGCTCTACAAAGCCAGCAAGGGCAAGTCCTCGCGCTACCTCAAGGACGACACCGAGATGGATGCGTTCCTGGTCGATGAGGGCGTCGATGGCGCCGAGCTCGACCTGGCCTCCGGCGAGCGCATGACGGGGCAGGACCTTTTGGCGCTGGTTCAGACGTGCCGCTCGGCCAAGGGCAACATCGATCGCTTGGCCTCGCGAGCCCCGGCGACCGCTGTGGAGCAAGCCGCTCTCGCGGGTCTGCTGGGCGATGCGCCGGACGCGGTCGCCGCGGCCGCCCGTCTGGACCTCTACGCCGAAGAAGGCGATGGCCCCTGGTCGGGCGAGCGCGGGGACACGGGCTTCGTGTTCAGCCGCGTCCGCCGGGGTGTTTCGGAGCGGGTCGTGCTGGACGACGTGCTGCTGCACGCCGCCGACGCCCGCCGCCTGGCCGAACGCGCTGTCAAACTGGCCGAGATCTTCTCGGGCCGCGCCGTGTTCCGCCGCAAGGACAAGTCGACCACCGTGCGCGGCCCGCTTGACCTGGTGAACGCGGTGCTGGACGCCGGCCGCAAGGGCCTGACGATCCAGCGCTACAAGGGCCTGGGCGAGATGAACCCGGATCAGCTGTGGGAGACCACGCTCGACGCCGAAGCGCGCACCCTGCTGCAGGTGCGCGTCAATCACGCCGACGACGCTGACGACATGTTCAGCCGCCTGATGGGCGACCTCGTCGAACCGCGCCGCGAGTTCATTCAGGAAAACGCGCTCGACGCCGAGGTCGATGTCTAAGGCTTAGCTTGGCGGCTAACTATGGCCGCAAGTGTTTGTTCCCTAAGCGCCGGGCGCCCAATCGAAGGGCGGCCCGGCGTTTTCTTTTGTGGAAACACCCGCCTCATCTTGATGGCCTCGTCCGACCGCATCGCTCTGTCATGACGGGGGCGTCATCGTGCCGAAGTTGGGCCGATTCGGCCGAAAGTTTGCTTTGGGGCGCGTAGTGTATGGAACAGGACGCCAGTCTTCGTCCGGAACGGATCCTGGATCTTTCGGAGCGGCTGTCCAGTGTGGCGGGGGCCAAGATCGGCGAGATCGCCAGGGTCAACCGGGCGGCCAAGATGCTGGCGATCAATGCGCTGATCGTCGCCGCGCGGGCTGGCGAGGCGGGCAAGGGCTTTGCCATCGTCGCCGAGGAGTTCAAGAAGATCTCCACCGAGATCGACTCGGTGGCCGCCGCTCTGGAAAGCCAAGTGCGGGCCGATCTCGACGAACTCTCGGCGATCGGTGGCGCGATTCTGGGCCACATGCGCGGCCAACGCCTGGCGGATCTCGCGCTGAACGCCATCGAGATCGTCGACCGCAACCTCTATGAGCGCACCTGCGACGTGCGCTGGTGGGCCACGGACTCTGCTGTGGTGGCCTGTCTGGCCCAGGGCGATGAGCCCGGCGTCCGGCGTCACGCCAGCGATCGCCTGGGCGTGATCCTCGACGCCTACACCGTCTATCTCGACCTGTGGGTCTGTGACGCCCAGGGGCGGGTGATCGCCAATGGCCGGCCCGGGCGGTATCCGAACGTCGTCGGCCGCTCGGTCGCCGACGCCCGCTGGTTCAAGGAAGGGCTGCGCACGCCGACCGGCGACGACTTCGTGGCGTGCGATATCGAACGCTGTGCGGCTTTGGGCGACGCCCCCGTCGCCACCTACGCCACGGCGATCCGCGCGGGCGGGGAATCCAACGGGCGGCCCTTGGGGGTTCTGGGCGTGCATTTCGATTGGCGTCCCCAGGCCCAAGCCGTGGTCGACGGCGTTCGCCTTACGCCTGAGGAGCGCGAGCGTTCCCGCGTCATGCTGCTCGACGAGCGGGGCCGGGTGCTCGCGGCGTCGGACGGCCAGGGCGTGCTGACGGAGACCTTCCCGCTGGATACCGCCGCAGGCCCGATGGGCAGCTATGCGGACGGCGAGGTTACGGTCGGCTATGCGCGTACGCCCGGCTACGAGACCTATCAGGGGCTGGGCTGGTATGGGTGCCTCGTGCAGGCGCGCACGATCGAGGCGCGCAGGGTGGCCGCCGCCTAGCGGCCGAGGTCCCACTTCTATGGCGGGGCGGCAGTCTGAGCTTCCGCGCCCGGCCGCACGCAAGTTAATACGGCGAAGCGCGCCTTCAGGACTGTGCTTGCGGAATTTTTGAACTATTTTTTCGCCCTGAAAGCGAATTCATTCAGAACTCCGGCGCCGCCGCGTGATTCAGCCTGACATTTGTTGTCTTGCCAGCGCCGCCATGTTTGTATAGCGCATCCTCAGTTTGCCGTTTCAGCCGCTGGACACAACCAGCGCGACACGCCGGGTCGGGAATTCGACTGGCCGAAGATCCAAAGTTCTTTTTCCGGGTGGGGAATTGAACCGCGAGTGTGTTCTTTGGGAAACGCCATCGTTGTGATTTCGCGGTGCTGGCGTATCCCGAGTAGAGCATTTGTTAAATTTGTCCTAAGTGGACGCCGTTCAATTGGAGGGAGCAGTCATGGCTTCTAACCGTTTCCGCGCCGTGGCGATCAGCCTGGCTGTTGCAATCGCGCCCTTGAGCGCTGGTCAGGTTCTGGCTCAGGACGCCCAGGCGCCGGCGGCCCCTGCGGCGGATCCGTCACCGCAAGCGCTGCAGACGGCGATCGCCGGCGCCGCCGCGGCCGCAGCGGCTCAGCCCGGTTTCGCCGCGCTGTCGCCGGCGGCCAAGCTCGCCGCCATTCAAGCGGCTGTCTCGGCCGCCCTCGCGGCGTCCGGCGCTTCGCCGGCCGCGATCGGCGCTGCGCTGGTGGCAGCTGTTTCGAGCGGCGTAGTGAACGCCGGTGTGGCCGTCCAGGTCGCAGCGGCAGTCGCGCCGCAGATGGCCGCGACCGTCGCTCAGGCGCCGGCCGTCCAAGCGGCGTTGACGCAAAATAACCAGTCCGCGACCGTCACCACGACCGCCGCAGCGACGGCGGGCGGCGCGCCGAGCGTGCTGGTCAGCCTCCAGTCCGCATCCCAGCCGAGTTCCGGCGACGGCGCAGGCGCAGGCGCAGGTGGTGCTCCCGCGCCCACGCCGGCGCCGTTTGACCCGTGCGCGGGCGTCATCGCCGCCTACTGCGGCTAATCGACTTGTCTCAAGGCCGACCAGCGCGTCACGACGCGCGCTGGCGGCCTTCAATATGGTGGGGATATACCATGCGAATTCTAACGTGTTCGGCCATCGCGGCTTGCATCGCGTTGAGCGCGCCGCAGCTTGCGCAAGCGCAAGACACCGGCAGCAGCTTCAAGCGCGACAAGAACACCAGCGTCCGCCAAAGGCCGCGTCCGGACTTTGAAGCGACGGGCCAGAAGGCCGGCGGCTTCACGGTCTATCCGCGCGTCACGGTCGACCTTGAGCACAACGACAACATCTATGCCGTCGCGACCGGCAAGACCAAGGACGAGATCTGGCGCGTCAAGCCGGAACTGGCCGTGCGGTCTGACTGGTCACGTCACGCCCTCGGCTTCTTCGCCGGCGGCAACGTCATTCGCTACGCCGACCAAGGCGTTGAAGATGCCGAAGAGTACACGCTCTCGGCCAACGGCCGGATCGACATCGAGCGCGGCACGAATGTGACGGGTTCGGTCGAAACCAAGCGCCTGGTTGAACCGCGTAGCGCCCCGACTGCACCGTCGGCCGCCGCCAAGCCTACTGAGTACGCCGTGAACACCGGCAATATCACTCTTGTTAAAGAGTTTAACCGTCTGCGCCTAACGGGTCGTATCGAAAACAAGGACTTCAACTACAAGGACGTCCCGAATAACCGCGGCACCGGCGTGGTCGACCAAGATTTTCGTGATCGCAATGAGCTGACTTACGGCGGTAAGGCCGAATATGCTGTCAGCCCCGACACGGCCGTCTATGTTACCGCTACGGGCAACAAGCGCGACTACGACACCAACGTTCCGACGCAGGATCGTACGTCGGACGGTTATGTCATCGGCATC is a genomic window containing:
- the recF gene encoding DNA replication/repair protein RecF (All proteins in this family for which functions are known are DNA-binding proteins that assist the filamentation of RecA onto DNA for the initiation of recombination or recombinational repair.), producing the protein MASAALLSLTLTDFRSYERARLETGGRSVYLFGANGAGKTNLLEAISLLSPGKGLRGVSLAEVGRRLPGEAVGRAWAVAAEVQSSDDPPVRIGTGVEQGGASRRTVRLDGETVPPGRLADHVRPIWLTPAQDRLFLEAASERRRFFDRLVFAGEPAHAANANAYDKAQRERMRLLIDAAETGAPADAAWLTALEARLAEFGALLVQARARTLLALQGEIDGRGDRPFPLARLSLTGEWERMALEGAPFAEIELKLAQALASARARDGAAGRALTGPHRGDLAIFHVEKDRPAAECSTGEQKALILNLVLAQAARLSRAETAPNPVILLDEVAAHLDLTRRAALADELTALKLQAFLTGTDESLFDHLKGRALGVRVGDAGLATLEDE
- a CDS encoding VOC family protein produces the protein MAKLNYLTVGSNDLPKAKAFYDALLASAGFKPLFDHPSGGRLYRGEGCMFGVLGPHDGNPAGVGNGMMGGFAFDSAAEVDAFHAKALELGAVCEGPPGERMPKAYFAYFRDLDGNKLCGYKLG
- a CDS encoding outer membrane beta-barrel protein; its protein translation is MRILTCSAIAACIALSAPQLAQAQDTGSSFKRDKNTSVRQRPRPDFEATGQKAGGFTVYPRVTVDLEHNDNIYAVATGKTKDEIWRVKPELAVRSDWSRHALGFFAGGNVIRYADQGVEDAEEYTLSANGRIDIERGTNVTGSVETKRLVEPRSAPTAPSAAAKPTEYAVNTGNITLVKEFNRLRLTGRIENKDFNYKDVPNNRGTGVVDQDFRDRNELTYGGKAEYAVSPDTAVYVTATGNKRDYDTNVPTQDRTSDGYVIGIGANFELSDLMRGDIQAGYMKQSYDVAAFKDIHAFSTNANVEWFISELTTVGVNASRSNQESMAAGSGGYVANSLGASIDHELLRNVMLSAKYNRGKDVYKGVDRDDKRDSFSATATYLVNRRVGLFLTYDYLKQTSSGAAKGSSFKDNKLVASVALQF
- a CDS encoding ArsR/SmtB family transcription factor, which produces MAEQSETLDAVFQALADPTRRAILSRLGQGPASVGDLAAPFDMALTSFMKHLKILERSGWIVSAKAGRVRTCSIVTDRFADVGAWVYGHRGLWER
- a CDS encoding methyl-accepting chemotaxis protein — encoded protein: MEQDASLRPERILDLSERLSSVAGAKIGEIARVNRAAKMLAINALIVAARAGEAGKGFAIVAEEFKKISTEIDSVAAALESQVRADLDELSAIGGAILGHMRGQRLADLALNAIEIVDRNLYERTCDVRWWATDSAVVACLAQGDEPGVRRHASDRLGVILDAYTVYLDLWVCDAQGRVIANGRPGRYPNVVGRSVADARWFKEGLRTPTGDDFVACDIERCAALGDAPVATYATAIRAGGESNGRPLGVLGVHFDWRPQAQAVVDGVRLTPEERERSRVMLLDERGRVLAASDGQGVLTETFPLDTAAGPMGSYADGEVTVGYARTPGYETYQGLGWYGCLVQARTIEARRVAAA
- the gyrB gene encoding DNA topoisomerase (ATP-hydrolyzing) subunit B produces the protein MTENTEDQVPELSTPEMTTEEAAAQYGADSIKVLKGLDAVRKRPGMYIGDTDDGSGLHHMVYEVVDNAIDEALAGHATKVQVILNADGSVTVTDDGRGIPVDMHEGEGVSAAEVIMTQLHAGGKFDQNSYKVSGGLHGVGVSVVNALSDWLELLIHRNGKVHQMRFERGDAVTSLKVTGDSPVRTEGPKAGETLTGTEVTFFPSKETFAFIEFDRKTLEHRLRELAFLNSGVTIWFKDHRDAEPWEEKLHYDGGIEAFVRHLDKVKTPLLKAPISVRGVKDKVEVDLALWWNDSYHEQMLCFTNNIPQRDGGTHLSAFRAALTRIITGYAESSGILKKEKVSLGGEDAREGLTCVLSVKVPDPKFSSQTKDKLVSSEVRPAVEGLVQEGLATWFEEHPNEARAIVSKIAEAAAAREAARKARELTRRKSALDITSLPGKLADCSERDPAKSEIFIVEGDSAGGSAKQARNRDNQAVLPLRGKILNVERARFDKMLSSDQIGTLITALGAGIGRDDFNPDKVRYHKIVLMTDADVDGAHIRTLLLTFFYRQMPELIERGYIYIAQPPLYKASKGKSSRYLKDDTEMDAFLVDEGVDGAELDLASGERMTGQDLLALVQTCRSAKGNIDRLASRAPATAVEQAALAGLLGDAPDAVAAAARLDLYAEEGDGPWSGERGDTGFVFSRVRRGVSERVVLDDVLLHAADARRLAERAVKLAEIFSGRAVFRRKDKSTTVRGPLDLVNAVLDAGRKGLTIQRYKGLGEMNPDQLWETTLDAEARTLLQVRVNHADDADDMFSRLMGDLVEPRREFIQENALDAEVDV